In Musa acuminata AAA Group cultivar baxijiao chromosome BXJ2-3, Cavendish_Baxijiao_AAA, whole genome shotgun sequence, the following proteins share a genomic window:
- the LOC103973123 gene encoding dual specificity protein kinase YAK1 homolog isoform X3 yields MDGGGIGKNKPQAFRPYESSQSSSGPSLVFGESCATAKRSLVEKLTKGIVETYRKCNPGFKYSNASNWKRFLTNPSTGVKNDGYDNAYSDLILYVNLVLCSGSKQRYIVKDILGQGTFAQVAKCWDMETNNYVAIKIIKNQPQYYRHGVFEVHILSMLNQKLDPDDEHHIVRMLDYFLFQNHLCISFEMLGSNLYELIKEKKHNGFTLDVIQDLCKQILDALIITRYAGIIHCDLKPENILICTSEKPPKIKVIDFGSACFMSKTIYTYIQSRYYRSPEVLLGYPYTIAIDMWSLGCIVAELYLGFPLFPGESQFDVLKRMTEILGDQPPDNLLRNATKTNNFFKHVGSINQLVDDQSVKINSSAYQILNEEEFEIRGLKRPKIGKKYFSFVKLEDIVAEKAYRKNLPDEQFDKESAMCLALIDFLRGLLEFDPAKRWSPLQASHHPFVTREPFLFLYKPLPETPLTPVSHALQVEHDPRQGHQLAAGLSPEVASMNKYLPQNSSKVLLAPSSYESSYGSSESHGSYNYSASLGSGCRSYSLKNSMLDYSPVHSSLFQSAKTGGSVLGVSADARHVPFCHGNGFGVTPSYNFWPTSLGASPSQFTYPSLKVQESKMFQGEYACHSPAEGSFHDFPWGKASKFVREGKHAYNGSLGIQPHENSFKYYHGLCDDETSSSYEDSNHQRFKCHGTSLNQVTYHLVLEIGIPIIGFDSVIRLGCSIDLSNQTSGIGTFPLNHQQALVGSNYMYADSRNPPVIQGLHGGYAHPVSLPHSVSQSAQNTPRHFGQQYFQQFNHPHTMHTHNLWNHQKAQGR; encoded by the exons CTAGTTGAAAAGCTAACCAAAGGCATTGTTGAAACATACCGCAAATGCAACCCTGGTTTCAAGTACTCTAATGCATCGAACTGGAAGCGCTTCCTTACAAATCCTTCTACTGGAGTAAAAAATGATGGCTATGACAATGCATATTCAGATCTTATTTTGTATGTAAATCTTGTATTGTGTTCAGGCTCGAAACAGAG GTACATTGTTAAAGACATACTTGGCCAAGGTACATTTGCTCAGGTTGCTAAATGTTGGGACATGGAGACCAACAATTATGTTGCCATTAAGATTATCAAAAATCAGCCTCAGTATTATCGACATGGAGTATTTGAAGTCCATATTCTGTCAATG CTCAATCAAAAGCTTGATCCTGATGATGAGCATCACATTGTGCGCATGCTTGactattttttatttcaaaatcatcTTTGCATTTCGTTTGAAATGCTTGGGTCAAATCT GTATGagctaataaaagaaaaaaagcataATGGATTTACATTGGATGTCATACAAGACTTGTGTAAGCAG ATCTTGGATGCATTAATCATCACAAGATATGCTGGTATTATCCATTGTGATTTGAAGCCAGAGAATATCCTTATATGTACAAG TGAGAAACCACCAAAAATTAAAGTAATTGATTTTGGGTCGGCTTGCTTCATGAGTAAGACAATATACACATACATTCAG AGTCGTTATTACAGGTCTCCAGAAGTTCTCCTTGGCTACCC ATATACAATTGCCATTGATATGTGGTCACTTGGGTGCATTGTTGCTGAGTTGTACTTGGGTTTCCCTTTGTTTCCTGGGGAGTCACAATTTGATGTTCTAAAGAGGATGACTGAAATACTTGG TGATCAGCCTCCTGATAATCTCCTTAGGAATGCAACCAAgacaaataatttctttaaacatGTTGGTAGCATAAACCAGTTGGTGGATGACCAGTCTGTCAAGATAAACAGCAGCGCTTACCAAATTCTAAATGAAGAGGAATTTGAAATT AGGGGATTAAAAAGGCCAAAGATAGGGAAAAAATATTTCAGTTTTGTGAAACTTGAAGATATCGTTGCAGAAAAAGCTTACAGGAAAAACTTGCCAGATGAACAATTTGACAAAG AAAGTGCAATGTGCTTGGCATTGATTGATTTCTTAAGGGGCCTTCTTGAGTTTGATCCTGCCAAACGATGGTCACCTTTGCAG GCTTCACACCATCCATTTGTTACTAGAGAACCCTTTTTGTTCCTTTACAAACCTCTTCCAGAGACTCCACTCACT CCAGTTTCTCATGCTCTTCAAGTGGAACATGATCCGAGGCAAGGACACCAGCTAGCAGCTGGTCTCTCTCCAGAG GTTGCAAGTATGAACAAATATCTTCCACAGAATAGCTCTAAGGTTTTACTGGCGCCTTCATCCTATGAAAGTAGCTATGGCAGCTCAGAAAGCCATGGAAGCTATAATTATAGTGCTAGTCTTGGAAGTGGTTGCAGAAGTTATTCATTAAAAAATAGCATGTTGGATTACTCACCAGTCCATTCTTCCCTTTTCCAAAGTGCTAAAACAGGGGGATCTGTCCTTGGTGTTAGTGCGGATGCTAGACATGTTCCATTCTGTCATGGGAATGGTTTTGGTGTAACTCCTAGTTACAATTTCTGGCCAACGTCCCTAGGAGCCAGCCCCTCTCAATTTACTTATCCAAGCTTGAAAGTCCAAGAATCAAAAATGTTTCAAGGAGAGTATGCTTGCCATTCCCCAGCAGAAGGCAGCTTTCATGATTTTCCATGGGGCAAAGCTTCTAAATTTGTTAGAGAAGGCAAACATGCCTATAATGGATCGTTGGGTATTCAACCTCATGAAAATTCATTCAAGTACTATCATGGCCTTTGTGATGATGAGACGAGCTCTAGTTATGAAGACTCAAATCATCAAAGATTT AAGTGTCATGGGACAAGCCTGAATCAAGTTACTTACCATTTGGTCCTGGAGATTGGGATCCCAATTATAG GGTTTGACAGTGTTATCCGCCTTGGTTGCTCAATCGATTTGAGTAATCAAACAAGTGGAATTGGTACTTTCCCCTTGAACCATCAACAGGCACTTGTGGGCTCAAATTATATGTATGCAGATTCAAG GAATCCCCCTGTTATTCAGGGCTTGCATGGTGGATATGCACATCCGGTGTCTCTTCCACATTCTGTATCTCAAAGTGCACAAAACACACCCAGGCATTTTGGACAACAGTATTTTCAGCAATTTAATCACCCGCATACAATGCATACTCATAATCTGTGGAATCATCAGAAGGCGCAG GGGAGATAG